A DNA window from Coffea arabica cultivar ET-39 chromosome 6c, Coffea Arabica ET-39 HiFi, whole genome shotgun sequence contains the following coding sequences:
- the LOC140008189 gene encoding uncharacterized protein, which produces MTGSTAHTREDSSSSSVVIQTTDYSASNSSSLQITVHKLNGSNYLEWAQSVKLAIDGRGKLGHLTGEIQQPAAEDPNLKRWHSENSLVIAWLINSMEPAIGKPHLFLPTAKDVWDAVRDMYSDIENSSQIFNLKTKLWKSRQEDRDVTTYYNQMVTLWQELDLCYEDEWDCRADNVRYKKREENDRVYVFLAGLNQELDEVRGRILRRKPLPSIREVFSEVRREESRRKVMLKSSPKSKAEDEVETSALVSKGTDLDGDKRRKPWCEHCKKSWHTKDTCWKLHGKPSNFKKKNGGDSKVLQTVNEDSQKQQTDFETPAFTKEQLSQLYKLFKSPQFSVTEPKSFTPFCSFAKNGKPFTIALSCKTSNASCPRVIWVIDSGATDHMTSVS; this is translated from the coding sequence ATGACTGGATCGACTGCTCACACAAGAGAAGACTCATCCTCGTCTTCAGTAGTTATCCAAACTACAGATTACTCCGCTTCAAATTCTTCTTCCCTACAAATAACCGTTCATAAATTAAATGGTTCCAATTATCTGGAGTGGGCTCAATCTGTAAAGCTGGCTATCGATGGCAGAGGTAAACTCGGCCACCTTACTGGAGAAATTCAGCAACCAGCTGCTGAAGATCCCAATTTGAAGAGATGGCATTCAGAGAACTCTCTAGTTATCGCTTGGTTGATAAACTCTATGGAACCAGCAATAGGAAAGCCACACTTATTTCTGCCCACAGCCAAGGATGTGTGGGACGCTGTCCGGGATATGTATTCCGATATAGAGAATTCGTCTCAAATTTTCAATCTCAAGACGAAATTGTGGAAATCAAGACAAGAAGATAGAGATGTTACAACCTATTACAATCAGATGGTAACTTTATGGCAGGAATTGGATCTTTGTTATGAGGATGAATGGGACTGCCGTGCAGACAATGTTCGATACAAGAAACGGGAGGAGAACGACAGAGTCTATGTCTTCTTGGCTGGACTAAATCAAGAACTCGATGAGGTGCGAGGTCGTATTTTGCGCAGGAAGCCTCTCCCCTCCATTCGTGAAGTATTTTCTGAAGTCAGAAGAGAAGAATCAAGGCGTAAGGTGATGCTGAAGTCATCACCAAAGTCCAAGGCAGAGGATGAAGTTGAGACTTCAGCATTGGTTTCTAAGGGGACAGATTTGGACGGGGATAAAAGAAGGAAGCCTTGGTGTGAACACTGTAAAAAGTCGTGGCACACAAAGGACACATGCTGGAAATTACATGGGAAACCATcgaatttcaagaagaaaaatggaggTGATAGCAAGGTGTTGCAGACTGTGAATGAGGATTCTCAAAAGCAACAAACTGACTTTGAGACACCAGCCTTCACAAAGGAACAATTAAGCCAACTGTACAAACTCTTTAAGTCTCCACAATTTTCAGTCACTGAGCCAAAAAGCTTCACTCCTTTCTGTTCTTTTGCTAAAAATGGTAAACCTTTTACTATTGCTCTTTCATGTAAAACATCAAATGCATCTTGTCCACGGGTTATATGGGTTATTGATTCTGGGGCCACTGACCATATGACTAGTGTGTCATAA